Within Micromonospora parathelypteridis, the genomic segment ACAGGAGCCAGTTGGCGCACCGCTCGTTGCACGGCGTGATTCGCAGCTGGTGCCACAGCCGGTCGAGGTCGTCAGCGACCGGGTGGGCTCACGGTGGTGATCGGAACACCGGCGCGGCGGGAGATCAGGCCGGCCAGTTGATCCACGTCGACGTAGGTGGTGTTGAGGGTCCAGTCAACGGTCTCCGGGCGCGGCGGACGCCGCAGCTCCAGCGTGTAGTGCAGGGTCGTGCCGGCCGGCAGCGAGTTCACCGCGTACGAGGTTTCCTCGGTGCTGATGGACACCACGTCGGTCCACCGCACGCCGACTAGGCGGCGGCCAGCGGCATCGACGAAGCCGCCAGTGAAGAC encodes:
- a CDS encoding DUF6585 family protein, whose product is MSIDTPGEAVAALARRLELGRFERRVLRRPGLPGMVFCCVVLIVTANFLVNGPYNALTVTGMTLALLSVAAWVYVWFRRTRGGLYVFTGGFVDAAGRRLVGVRWTDVVSISTEETSYAVNSLPAGTTLHYTLELRRPPRPETVDWTLNTTYVDVDQLAGLISRRAGVPITTVSPPGR